CGAACATTACCAGCGGATATTCGCGCAACTGGTCGAACGCTACATCCCGCTGGAGCCGGAGCTGCCGAAGATCCAGGCGCCGACTCTGCTGCTGTGGGGCGACCGGGACCGCGTGCTGGATGTCTCCAGCATCGAGGTGATGCGACCGCTGCTCCGGCAGCCAAGCGTGGTGATCATGAAAGACTGCGGCCACGCACCGATGATCGAACGCCCGCAGGAAACGGCCGAACACTACCAACGCTTTCTGGCAGACCTGCAGCACGTGGAAGGTCCGCAAACGCCGTAAAGAACGCAGCGACTAGCCGCTCGCAAATGGCCATGCTTTGGGCCTGGATCAGGACCAGGCCCAGCTGCTCGACTGCCCTTGGCTGCAAGGCTCGCTGAACACCCTTGGTTAGAGGGTCACGCGCATTTACGACCAGGGTGACCGCGACCACGCCAATTAGTCGTATGCCCGTTGACTGGCAAATCGCTACGCCGGCACTATCTGCTGCCGGCGCAGTTAAGCGAGCCCAAGCGCAGTACCGCAAGCATGGCTACGCTCAGTTCAGACGAAAGCAGATAACCAACGCAGAGGGGCAACGCCACCGCGCCAGCCGAGTAGTAGTCGACAGTGCAACGGGCCAGGAACCGACCAGCGACGGTCCATGAGCCATTGAACTTCGACGGCGGAGTCAAAATGAAACGAAGGACAATCTTGAACACTTTCTTGCGGACCGCTGTGACTGCAATCCTCGGCCTTGTCACTTATAGCGCTATAGCCCAAGACGCCCCCTTGCTCAGAGTGTCTGGCCCAGATGGCTCATCCATCGACTACGATCTGGCCGCGCTCGAGGCCATGGAGAGCGCCACCCTGCACACTCATACGTCCTGGACCGACGGCCCCCAGCAGTTCACCGGTGTGCGCGCCAGCCAGCTGCTCGCCCCATACGATGGGCAAGGCGCTTCCGTTCGGGCCGTGGCGCTCAATGACTATGAAAGTCGCATGGACTTGCAGAAACTGCAGCGCTATCCGGCAATCGTCGCCTACAAACGCAATGGCCAGTACATGACCACTCGCGACAAGGGGCCGCTGTGGATGATCTTTCCCCAGGACGATTTCCCCGAGCTTAGAACTGCGGAAACCGACCAGGAAATGGTCTGGCACCTGAAAGGACTGATCGTCGAGTGATGCTCTCCCTGGCCCAGCTCGGAGACGAACGCCACAAGCCTAACTGGTGGCGCCGCCCCTCATCGCTGCAACTGCTGCTGGCGCTGATGATATTCACGGCCTCCCTGTACTTTGCCTACCGCAATATCGAACAGACCCACAACCTTGCCGCCCTGCGCATGGGCCAACAGATTCACACCCTGTTCAAGACCTCCGAAGAGGTGAGCAGTCTCAGCCGCAGCCTGCGGCGCTATGTGCTCAAGGATCCGGTTGATAAAACGACGCTCGAACAAGTGCAGCTGAGCTTCGAGCTATTGGTTAGCCGCTATCAGTTATTCCGTGAAGGCGAAGCAAATCGCCCCCTGCTGCAGAACGAGCACGTGCAGCAAGCGGTCGAGGCGCTTGGCGATGCCCTCGATGCAATCGAACCGCTGCTGGCCGGTCTCAAGGCCGACCCCTACGACAAGCGCTACGGGCAAATCCAAGGCTTGCTAATGCCTTTGCAAGAGCAGTTCTTTGCACTGGGCAAAGAGATCACCTTGAGTGCCGATGTGCGCAGTGAGCAACTCATCAAGCAATACTCCGATACCCACAGCATCTGGGCGATAGCCGCACCCGTCATCAGCGGATTGCTGTTGTTGATACTGTTCTTCCTGCAGCTTCGGCGATCCGCACGACTGAATCAGTCCCTCAGGGCGAAATCGCACAAGCTTGCGCACCTGGCCTCTCACGACGCCTTGACGGCCCTGCCCAACAGAGCTCTGCTGAGCGATCGCCTGTCACAGGCGAGCCGCAACGCCCAGTTCGCGAACAAGGGCTTCGCGGTCATGTTCGTCGATCTGGATGGATTCAAGCCGATCAACGATTCCATGGGCCACGCGTTCGGCGACCTGGTTCTCGTCGAGGTCGCCCATCGTCTGACCCAACAGATGCGCCCCGACGACACCCTGGCGCGCCTGGGCGGCGACGAGTTCATCATCATCCTGCCGAACCTGGACCAGCCAGAGGACGCCGTAGCGCTGGCCGAGCGAGTCATCGGAACGACTTCCCGGCCCTTCAAGATTGGCAGCTACGAGATCCACATCACCGCAAGTCTGGGCATCAGCCTCAGCGGCCCCGGCGCCTCGAGCCCCGAACTGCTTATCCAGCAGGCCGACCTGGCAATGCGCCAAGCGAAGAAACAGGGGCGCAACAACTATCAGTGGTACACCCAGGACCTCGAGCAAAAGGTAGACGAGCGCGTCAACTTGCGCATTCAATTGCAGAGAGCCATCGAAAATGAAGCCTTCACGCTGAACTACCAGCCGCAGTTCGACCGCCAAAACGGTCGAGTAGTGGGTTACGAGGCCCTGCTGCGCTGGCAACACGCCGAACTGGGCTTCATCTCCCCCCTGCAGTTCATTCCGGTGGCCGAAAATACCGGACAGATCGTCCCGCTGAGTGAGTGGGTATTGAAAACCGCCTGCCGCGACGCCCGCTTGCTTCTCGATCAGGGCTACAAGGGAACCTTGATGGCGGTCAATATTTCGGGCACACACTTCCAGCGCAGCAACTTTGTCGAGCGCCTGCGCGTCATTCTGGAGCAGGCCCAGCTTCCTCCCGAGGCCCTGGAGCTGGAGATCACCGAGTCGGTACTGCTGGACAATCCAGACAAAGCGATCGAGACCATGCAGGCGCTCAAACGCCTTGGCGTGAGTCTGGCGATCGACGACTTCGGCACCGGTTTTTCCAGCCTCAGCTACCTCAAACGCCTGCCAATCGACAGGGTGAAAATCGACCGTTCCTTCGTTCAGGACATCATCAGCGACCAGAACGATGCGGCGATTGCCAAGGGCATCATTTCCATGGCCCACCACCTAAAGCTCAAGGTCATCGCCGAGGGGGTCGAAAACGAAGCGCAATTCGCCTTCCTGAAGAAGAACCACTGCAATGAGTTCCAGGGCTACTACTTCGCCAAACCCATGCCCTTGGCGCAACTGGAAGACTTTGTCAGCCAAAGGCAAACGCCGAAAGAACCGGTCGAAGCTCTGGGCAACGCACAGAAGATCCCTGAACAGACGCTGTTGCTGCTCGACGATGAAGAAAACGTCCTGCGCGCCCTGACCCGCCTGCTGCGCCGCGAGGGTTACCAAATACTCACCGCCAGCAACGCCCAAGACGCTTTCGCCCTGCTGGCCAAGCACGATGTACAGGTGATCCTCTCCGACCAGCGCATGCCGGAAATGAGCGGCACCGAGTTCCTCAGCAGGGTCAAGGAACTCTACCCGGAGACCATTCGCATCATCCTGTCCGGTTACACCGACCTGAAATCGGTCACCGACGCAGTCAACCGCGGATCAATCTACAAGTTCCTTACCAGACCCTGGGACGATGGGCAGTTGCGGGCCATCATCGCCCAAGCCTTTCAGCATCACCGGCTGGCCACCTCGGCAGTGGACGAGAACGGCCGGGTAGATGAAGGCGATGGGATTGCATCCATAGGCTAGAGTTCGCCGCAGGCCTACGGGGCCGCCTCAATCGACCAACCGGTGGAAGCAAAAACCCACTTTTCTCTCGATAGCCACTGCCCGTATGCCCTGGCTTCCCAGTGCATTTCCCCGCCCCATGCCCAGCTCCGCACCGGGTCGAGAAACGGCGGACAACAAAAAACCCGCTCAGTGAGCGGGCTTCTTGTGAAACGTCTAAACCGGGCTAGACCAGCTTTTCCAGCTCAGGAATGGCTTCGAACAGGTCAGCTACCAGGCCGTAGTCGGCCACCTGGAAGATCGGCGCCTCCTCGTCCTTGTTGATCGCCACGATCACCTTGGAGTCCTTCATGCCCGCCAGGTGCTGGATCGCGCCGGAAATACCGACGGCGATGTACAGCTGCGGCGCGACGATCTTGCCGGTCTGGCCGACCTGCATGTCGTTCGGCACGAAACCGGCGTCGACGGCCGCGCGGGAAGCGCCGACGGCCGCACCGAGCTTGTCAGCCAGGGCATAGAGGTGCTTGAAGTTGTCACCGTTCTGCATGCCGCGACCGCCGGAAATGACGATCTTGGCAGCGGTCAGCTCCGGACGGTCGGACTTGGCCAGCTCTTCGCCGACGAAGGCCGATTTGCCGGCGTCGCCGCCAACTGCCACGGACTCAACGGTTGCGGAACCGCCTTCGGCAGCCACCGGATCGAAACCAGTGGCGCGCACGGTGATCACCTTGACGGCGGCACTGGACTGCACGGTGGCAATGGCGTTGCCGGCATAGATCGGCCGTTTGAAGGTGTCTGCGCTTTCTACGGCGATAATCTCGGAGATCTGGTCGACGTCCAGCTGGGCAGCCACGCGCGGCAGAAAGTTCTTACCGTTGGTGGTCGCGGCAGCCAGGATGTGGCTGTAGCCGGCACCGAGTTCGGCGATCAGCGGCGCGACGTTTTCCGGCAGCTGATGGGCGAAGGCGGCGTTGTCGGCGACCAGGACCCTGGACACGCCCTCGACCTTGGCCGCGGCTTCAGCAGCGGCGCCGCAACCGGCACCGGCGACCAGGATATGGATGTCGCCACCGATGGCTTTGGCAGCCGCTACGGTATTGAGCGTGGCAGCAGCCAGGGCAGCGTTAGTGTGTTCTGCAACAACCAAGATAGCCATTTAGATTACCTTCGCCTCGTTCTTCAGTTTCTCGACCAGTTCAGCCACGGACTTGACCTTGATGCCGGCCTGGCGGGTCGCCGGGGCTTCGACTTTCAGGGTCTTCACGGTGGAGGTGGTGGCAACGCCCAGGGCGTCCGGAGTCACCACTTCCAGGGGCTTCTTCTTGGCCTTCATGATGTTCGGCAGCGACGCGTAGCGCGGCTCGTTCAGGCGCAGATCGGTGGTGACGATCGCCGGCAGGTTGAGCGCGACGGTCTGCAGGCCGCCATCGATCTCGCGGGTGACATTGACCTTGTCGCCGGCCACTTCCACCTGGGAGGCGAAGGTGCCCTGGGCGAAGCCGGTTAGGGCACCGAGCATCTGGCCGGTCTGGTTGTTGTCACTGTCGATGGCCTGCTTGCCGAGGATCACCAGTTGCGGCTGCTCCTTGTCGGCCACGGCCTTGAGCAACTTGGCCACGGCCAGGGAGTTCAGTTCTTCGGCGGACTCGACCAGGATGGCGCGATCGGCGCCCAGGGCCAGGGCAGTACGCAGCTGCTCTTGCGCAGCGGTCGGGCCGATCGACACGACGACGATCTCGCTCGCCACGCCCTTCTCTTTCAGGCGTACGGCTTCTTCCACGGCGATTTCGCAGAAGGGGTTCATCGACATCTTGACGTTGGCAAGATCAACGCCGCTGCTGTCCGCCTTGACGCGAACCTTGACGTTGTAGTCGACCACTCGTTTGACAGCTACAAGAACCTTCATGGATTCCTCGTTACTCTCCGGTGAATAAGGATGTCGCCAAAGCGAACATAGCGGGTGATGCTAGTCGGCCGGAACCGATTCCAGCCCAGACGGAGGGCGCAAAACCGCCCGTATCTTGACCGCACGCCCCAGCCCGGTCAATACGACGGGCCGGCCAGGCAACTGCGATGTAGTAAGATTCTACCAGTCCTACAGAAAATTCAAACAAACGTTTGTATTGGACCGATCAGAGGGTGTAGATATAATGCCCGCGCTTCGCCCGGGGAACGAGCCTGATCGTCAAATAAAATTAGAGAGCCTTTGAGTAGGAGATAGCCTGTGGAACGCGAATTTATGGAATTCGACGTCGTCATCGTCGGCGCCGGCCCTGCCGGATTGTCCGCCGCCTGCCGACTGAAGCAGAAAGCCGCCGAAGCGGGTAAGGAAATCAGCGTCTGCGTGGTCGAAAAAGGCTCGGAAGTCGGCGCCCACATTCTCTCCGGCGCAGTGTTCGAGCCGCGGGCACTGAACGAGCTGTTCCCGGACTGGAAGGAGCTCGGCGCTCCGCTGCACACGCCGGTCAAGCGCGACGATATCTACCTGCTGAAGAATGCCGAGAAAGCCAGCCGCATTCCTGACCTGTTCGTGCCCAAGACCATGCACAACCAGGGCAACTACATCATCTCCCTGGGCAACCTGTGCCGCTGGTTGGCCCAGCAGGCCGAAAACCTGGGCGTTGAGATCTATCCGGGCTTTGCCGCCCAGGAGGCGCTGATCGACGAATCCGGCGTGGTCCGCGGTATCGTCACCGGTGATCTGGGGGTCGACCGCGAGGGCAACCCGAAAGAGGGCTACTACACCCCTGGCATGGAGCTACGCGCCAAATACACCCTGTTCGCCGAGGGCTGCCGCGGTCATATCGGCAAGCAGCTGATCCAGAAGTACAACCTGGACAGCGAGGCCGACGCCCAGCATTACGGCATCGGCATCAAGGAAATCTGGGACGTCGACCCGGCCAAGCACGAGCAGGGCCTGGTGGTGCACACCGCCGGCTGGCCACTGTCGCTGGTGGACAGCGAAAACACCGGTGGTTCCTTCCTCTATCACCTGGAAAACAACCAGGTGGTGGTCGGCCTGATCGTCGACCTGTCCTACAGCAACCCGCACCTGTCGCCGTTCGACGAGTTCCAGCGCTACAAGCACCACCCGGTTATTGCCCAGTATCTGGAGGGCGGCAAGCGCGTGGCCTATGGCGCTCGCGCCATCTGCAAGGGCGGCCTGAACTCGCTGCCGAAGATGGTATTCGACGGCGGCGCACTGATTGGCTGCGACCTCGGCACTCTCAACTTCGCCAAGATCAAGGGCAGCCACACCGCGATGAAGTCCGGCATGCTCGCCGCCGATGCCGTGGCCGACGTGCTGCTGGCCGGCTCCGAGGGCGGCGACCAGCTGACCGGCTACGTCGAGGCGTTCAAGGCCAGCTGGCTGTATGACGAACTGTTCCGCAGCCGCAACTTCGGCCCGGCGATCCACAAGTTCGGCGTACTGGGCGGAGGCGCGTTCAACTATGTCGACCAGAACCTGTTCGGCGGCAAGATCCCGTTCACCCTGCACGACACCAAGCCGGACTACGCCTGCCTCAAGCCAGCCGCCGAGGCGCAGAAGATCGCCTACCCGAAACCGGACGGCAAACTCAGCTTCGACAAGCTCAGCTCGGTATTCCTCTCCAACACCAACCATGAAGAGGAACAACCCTGCCACCTGAAACTCAGCGATCCGAGCATCCCGATCGCCAAGAACCTGCCGCTGTATGACGAACCGGCCCAACGCTACTGCCCGGCCGGCGTGTACGAGGTGGTGACCCAGGAAGATGGTGAAAAGCGCTTCCAGATCAATGCGCAGAACTGCGTGCACTGCAAGACCTGCGACATCAAGGACCCGGCACAGAACATCACCTGGATCGCGCCTGAAGGCACAGGCGGCCCCAACTACCCCAACATGTAATGACGAAAAAAGGCTCCCTCGGGAGCCTTTTTTCTTGGCCCGCGATAGCCGGCCAGCACCTACCCGCCTAGGCCGGCAGCGGCCCGAGCGGAAAGAACTCGCCCGCGCTCCACACGCCAAGCCAGGTCTGGCCCTCGATCTCGCGCGGCACTGCCAGCTCGACCAGTTGATAGAACACGTTGCGATGGACCAGCGCCTCTAGGTTTGCCCGCACATGCACATAGGGCGCCGGCTCCTGGGTTGCCTCATCCAGCTCGACCCGCAGCGGATGATCGGCGCAAGCCGACACCTGATCCTCGACATTGGTGGTGAAGTGCAGCACCTGCGCCTCCCCCTCGCCCTCCACCCGCAAAACGACCGCCACGAAGGGCGCATCTTCGACCTGGATACCGACCTTCTCCACCGGTGTGACCAGAAAGTACTTGTCGCCATCGCGGCGGATGATGGTGGAGAACAGCCGGACCATCGGCTTGCGGCCGATCGGTGTGCCCATATAGAACCAGCTGCCATCGCGGGCGATGCGCATCTCGATATCGCCACAGAAGTCCGGATTCCACAGGTGCACCGGCGGCAGGCCCGACCGGGCGGCCTTGGGAATCTGCGCCAGCAGGTCGTTGGCTTTGCCTGAATCGCTCATTGACACTCCTTAGCGACCGACCCCGAGCAGGCTGCGCGCGTAATCGCGCAGCGGCGGGCCGATCAGGTCTGCGGGTTGCGCATCGTAGAAGGTCAGGAAACCACCACGACTGCGGATACGGGCAGTATCCACCAAATAGCGCGTATTGGTTTCGATCAGCATCAATTGAATCACACTGCGGTCGGTACCCAGCCGGTCCACCGCCTCTTGGTCAGCCCACTCATCCGCCGTGCCGATACGGTCGTCACTGTAGGCAAAGCGACTGTAAAGCAAATAGTGCGCACCCGCCGCTCGCGCCTGCGACATGGCCTCTTCCAGGCCAGCCGGAGCACGGGCTCGACGCACCAGAGGGAAGTACTCGACGAAACCGTCGAATGCCTCCTCGGCAACGACATTGGGGCGCGGATAGCCATGACCGGCCGGAACGAAATGCCCTTGGGCGATATAGATAAAGGAATCCTGCTGCAGGCGCCGCGAGGCCATGCGCTCGGTCCGGCCGTGATCGAGAACGCCGGCATCGCGCAGGTGATATTCGGCGCCGTCGGCCAGGTCGCTAACCTTCATGCAGCCTGCAATGGCCAGAAGCATCAACGTAAGCATCAAGATTCGCATCGCACCTCTCCCGTCGCCCGCGACGTAAAACCGGCAGTAGGCCCAAAGATGCAGAATCCGCGCCACAAGCGACCCCAAGGGAGTCGCCCGAGCATGAACGAACGCTAGCCGCCGATGATTTTCATCACCGTGGCACCACCGGAGAAGGCGACTTCCTGCTTGTCGCCCAAGGCCTTGACCAGCAACCGCTGCAACGCCGGCAACGCCTGGTGACGCGGCTTGTCCAGGAGGTCGCCGACATAGTGGCGGTTGCTCGACGACAGGCAGCCATGCAGCCAGCCGGTCGACGACAGGCGCAGGCGCGAGCAGGTACGACAGAAGGGCACGCTCTCGTTGGCGATCACGCCGAAGAACCCGAGTCCGGGAAGTTCGTAACGCAGCGCTGTCGCGTCTACCGGCGCATCGGCCTGGACGAAACCATGGCGCTCACCGATCAGCGCCAACAGCTCCGGCATGCCGACGAACTGCTGCAGGAAGCTGTTGCCGTCCCGCGCCAGATGCCCCATGCGCATCAACTCGATGAAGCGCAACTCGAAGCCACGCTCCAGGCAGTACTCGAGCAGCGGCAAGACCTGATCGAGATTCTGCCCGCGCAGCGGCACCATGTTGACCTTGACCTTCAGACCGGCTGCCCGCGCCTCGTCCATGCCCGCCAGCACGGTCGCCAGGTCGCCACCACGGGCGATGCCACGGAAGGCGTCGGCGTCGAGAGTATCCAGGGAAATGTTGAGTCGGCGGATGCCGCACTCCACCAGCAACGGCAGCTTGCGCGCCAGCAGCTGGCCGTTGCTGGTCAGGCTGATATCGGCCAGCCCCAGGTTGCTGACGCCGCGCAGAAAAGGCTCCAGCTTGGGGCTGACCAGGGGTTCGCCACCAGTCACGCGCAGCCGCTCGATGCCGGCGGCCTCGATCAGATAGGCCACCCCGCGCACCATCGCGTCGGAGCTCAGCTCATCCTGCGCCGCCACCAGGCGCTTGCCGTCCGGCACGCAGTAGGTGCAGGCGTAGTTACAGGCGGCGGTCAGACTGATGCGCAGGTTGCGAAAGCGTCTGCCTTGGCGATCAACGATCATGAACGACTCCGGCGATTGATAGCCTTGAGTATATCCCCGCTCGCCATGCTGCCATATGCACCACAAGCGCTGTTGACCAGCGGAATAACGTCAGGCTTGCGGAGGCTCGCCTTCGCGCTTGCGCTTGTTGCCCATGCGTACGCCGATATCCATGAGGAACTGGAAGAAGCCCTCCTGGTCCTCCAGCACATTGCTCCAGAACGGCGAGTGGTACAGCGCCACAGCGCCATGCACCAGCGCCCAGGCCGCGCAATAGTGGAAGTAAGGCGGCACGTCCTCCAGCTTGCCTTCGGCGATACGTCCCTTGATCAACAGGGTCAGACGCTCGAAGTTGGACGCACGGATAGTGTGCAGCTGCTCGACCATCTCCGGCACCTGATTGCCCTTGACCACCTTTTCCTCCAGGCGGTCGAACAAGCGGTAGCGTTGCGGATCGCGCATGCGGAACTCGAAGTAGGCGCGTGACAGCGCTTCCTTGTCCCGATCGACGTCGGCAGAGTGGAACAGCTCGTTCAGGTCGCGCTCATAGTCGAGCATCAGGCGCAGATAGATCTCCGCCTTGGACTTGAAGTGCTTGTAGATCGTGCCTTTGCCGATTCCGACCGCGTCGGCAATCATCTCGACGGTGACGCTGTCTTCGCCCTGCTCGAGGAACAATTTCAGCGCGGTATCGAGAATTTCCTGTTCGCGGCGGCGAAACTCACGGACCTTACGGGGTTCTTTCTGCATAAAAGGACTAAGAGGTCGAAAATCGAAGCCGGCTATTATGCCTATTTAGCGCCAGATTGCACGGATCATCCGACCATGTACGTCATTCAAGATGAATTCCCCCAGGTTGCCGAGCTGCGTTACCTCAACCACGCCGCCGTGTCGCCCTGGCCACAACGCGCCGTGACGGCCATCAATCGCTTCGCCGAACAGAATGCGCGAACCGGCGCCCGCGACTACCCGACCTGGCTCAAGGTCGAGGACACCCTGCGCGAGCGGCTGGCCAGGCTGCTCAACGCTCCGAGCAGCGCCGACATCGCACTGGTCAAGAACACCTCCGAGGCGCTGTCCTTCGTGGCGTTCGGCCTGGACTGGAAGCCAGGCGACCAGGTGGTGATCAGCGACGAAGAGTTCCCCTCCAACCGGGTCGTCTGGCAGGCCCTCGAGCCACTGGGCGTGAAGGTCATTCAGGTCGACCTGCACCAGGGTGATCCTGAGGCTGCCCTGCTCGCCGCCTGCGGCCCACGCACCCGGTTGCTGTCGATCAGCGCCGTACAATACGCCAGCGGTCTGCGCCTGGATCTGGAGCGGCTGGGCCATGGCTGCCGTCAGCGCGGAGTGCTGCTCTGCGTCGATGCGATTCAGCAGCTCGGCGCCCTGCCCTTCGACGTGCAGCGCTATCAGTGCGACTTCGCCATGGCCGATGGCCACAAGTGGCTGCTCGGCCCGGAGGGCCTTGGCGCCTTCTATTGCCGCGGCGAGCTGCGCGAGCAGCTCAAGCTCCATGAGTATGGCTGGCACATGCTCGAGCATCCCGGTGACTACCAGCGCAAAGACTGGCAAGCCGCGCGCACCGCCCGGCGCTTCGAGTGCGGCAGCCCGAACCTGCTTGGCGCCATGGCCCTGGAGGCCAGCCTGTCGCTGTTGGAGGAAGTCGGCATGGCACAGGTGGGGCACGCCGTGGAGGAGCGCGTGCAATGGCTGCTCGACGGCCTGGACACATTGCCCGGCGTCAGCCTGCACAGCCCG
The genomic region above belongs to Pseudomonas benzenivorans and contains:
- a CDS encoding aminotransferase class V-fold PLP-dependent enzyme, with product MYVIQDEFPQVAELRYLNHAAVSPWPQRAVTAINRFAEQNARTGARDYPTWLKVEDTLRERLARLLNAPSSADIALVKNTSEALSFVAFGLDWKPGDQVVISDEEFPSNRVVWQALEPLGVKVIQVDLHQGDPEAALLAACGPRTRLLSISAVQYASGLRLDLERLGHGCRQRGVLLCVDAIQQLGALPFDVQRYQCDFAMADGHKWLLGPEGLGAFYCRGELREQLKLHEYGWHMLEHPGDYQRKDWQAARTARRFECGSPNLLGAMALEASLSLLEEVGMAQVGHAVEERVQWLLDGLDTLPGVSLHSPRNPTRRAGIVTFSLAGWNNQALYERLRREQVICAQRGGGVRLSPHFYSEARIIEETLQLLHQLAAG
- a CDS encoding electron transfer flavoprotein-ubiquinone oxidoreductase codes for the protein MEREFMEFDVVIVGAGPAGLSAACRLKQKAAEAGKEISVCVVEKGSEVGAHILSGAVFEPRALNELFPDWKELGAPLHTPVKRDDIYLLKNAEKASRIPDLFVPKTMHNQGNYIISLGNLCRWLAQQAENLGVEIYPGFAAQEALIDESGVVRGIVTGDLGVDREGNPKEGYYTPGMELRAKYTLFAEGCRGHIGKQLIQKYNLDSEADAQHYGIGIKEIWDVDPAKHEQGLVVHTAGWPLSLVDSENTGGSFLYHLENNQVVVGLIVDLSYSNPHLSPFDEFQRYKHHPVIAQYLEGGKRVAYGARAICKGGLNSLPKMVFDGGALIGCDLGTLNFAKIKGSHTAMKSGMLAADAVADVLLAGSEGGDQLTGYVEAFKASWLYDELFRSRNFGPAIHKFGVLGGGAFNYVDQNLFGGKIPFTLHDTKPDYACLKPAAEAQKIAYPKPDGKLSFDKLSSVFLSNTNHEEEQPCHLKLSDPSIPIAKNLPLYDEPAQRYCPAGVYEVVTQEDGEKRFQINAQNCVHCKTCDIKDPAQNITWIAPEGTGGPNYPNM
- a CDS encoding DUF1285 domain-containing protein; translated protein: MSDSGKANDLLAQIPKAARSGLPPVHLWNPDFCGDIEMRIARDGSWFYMGTPIGRKPMVRLFSTIIRRDGDKYFLVTPVEKVGIQVEDAPFVAVVLRVEGEGEAQVLHFTTNVEDQVSACADHPLRVELDEATQEPAPYVHVRANLEALVHRNVFYQLVELAVPREIEGQTWLGVWSAGEFFPLGPLPA
- a CDS encoding TetR/AcrR family transcriptional regulator gives rise to the protein MQKEPRKVREFRRREQEILDTALKLFLEQGEDSVTVEMIADAVGIGKGTIYKHFKSKAEIYLRLMLDYERDLNELFHSADVDRDKEALSRAYFEFRMRDPQRYRLFDRLEEKVVKGNQVPEMVEQLHTIRASNFERLTLLIKGRIAEGKLEDVPPYFHYCAAWALVHGAVALYHSPFWSNVLEDQEGFFQFLMDIGVRMGNKRKREGEPPQA
- a CDS encoding electron transfer flavoprotein subunit alpha/FixB family protein, with the protein product MAILVVAEHTNAALAAATLNTVAAAKAIGGDIHILVAGAGCGAAAEAAAKVEGVSRVLVADNAAFAHQLPENVAPLIAELGAGYSHILAAATTNGKNFLPRVAAQLDVDQISEIIAVESADTFKRPIYAGNAIATVQSSAAVKVITVRATGFDPVAAEGGSATVESVAVGGDAGKSAFVGEELAKSDRPELTAAKIVISGGRGMQNGDNFKHLYALADKLGAAVGASRAAVDAGFVPNDMQVGQTGKIVAPQLYIAVGISGAIQHLAGMKDSKVIVAINKDEEAPIFQVADYGLVADLFEAIPELEKLV
- a CDS encoding electron transfer flavoprotein subunit beta/FixA family protein; translation: MKVLVAVKRVVDYNVKVRVKADSSGVDLANVKMSMNPFCEIAVEEAVRLKEKGVASEIVVVSIGPTAAQEQLRTALALGADRAILVESAEELNSLAVAKLLKAVADKEQPQLVILGKQAIDSDNNQTGQMLGALTGFAQGTFASQVEVAGDKVNVTREIDGGLQTVALNLPAIVTTDLRLNEPRYASLPNIMKAKKKPLEVVTPDALGVATTSTVKTLKVEAPATRQAGIKVKSVAELVEKLKNEAKVI
- a CDS encoding GTP 3',8-cyclase MoaA, whose amino-acid sequence is MIVDRQGRRFRNLRISLTAACNYACTYCVPDGKRLVAAQDELSSDAMVRGVAYLIEAAGIERLRVTGGEPLVSPKLEPFLRGVSNLGLADISLTSNGQLLARKLPLLVECGIRRLNISLDTLDADAFRGIARGGDLATVLAGMDEARAAGLKVKVNMVPLRGQNLDQVLPLLEYCLERGFELRFIELMRMGHLARDGNSFLQQFVGMPELLALIGERHGFVQADAPVDATALRYELPGLGFFGVIANESVPFCRTCSRLRLSSTGWLHGCLSSSNRHYVGDLLDKPRHQALPALQRLLVKALGDKQEVAFSGGATVMKIIGG
- a CDS encoding DUF4823 domain-containing protein; amino-acid sequence: MRILMLTLMLLAIAGCMKVSDLADGAEYHLRDAGVLDHGRTERMASRRLQQDSFIYIAQGHFVPAGHGYPRPNVVAEEAFDGFVEYFPLVRRARAPAGLEEAMSQARAAGAHYLLYSRFAYSDDRIGTADEWADQEAVDRLGTDRSVIQLMLIETNTRYLVDTARIRSRGGFLTFYDAQPADLIGPPLRDYARSLLGVGR
- a CDS encoding EAL domain-containing protein produces the protein MLSLAQLGDERHKPNWWRRPSSLQLLLALMIFTASLYFAYRNIEQTHNLAALRMGQQIHTLFKTSEEVSSLSRSLRRYVLKDPVDKTTLEQVQLSFELLVSRYQLFREGEANRPLLQNEHVQQAVEALGDALDAIEPLLAGLKADPYDKRYGQIQGLLMPLQEQFFALGKEITLSADVRSEQLIKQYSDTHSIWAIAAPVISGLLLLILFFLQLRRSARLNQSLRAKSHKLAHLASHDALTALPNRALLSDRLSQASRNAQFANKGFAVMFVDLDGFKPINDSMGHAFGDLVLVEVAHRLTQQMRPDDTLARLGGDEFIIILPNLDQPEDAVALAERVIGTTSRPFKIGSYEIHITASLGISLSGPGASSPELLIQQADLAMRQAKKQGRNNYQWYTQDLEQKVDERVNLRIQLQRAIENEAFTLNYQPQFDRQNGRVVGYEALLRWQHAELGFISPLQFIPVAENTGQIVPLSEWVLKTACRDARLLLDQGYKGTLMAVNISGTHFQRSNFVERLRVILEQAQLPPEALELEITESVLLDNPDKAIETMQALKRLGVSLAIDDFGTGFSSLSYLKRLPIDRVKIDRSFVQDIISDQNDAAIAKGIISMAHHLKLKVIAEGVENEAQFAFLKKNHCNEFQGYYFAKPMPLAQLEDFVSQRQTPKEPVEALGNAQKIPEQTLLLLDDEENVLRALTRLLRREGYQILTASNAQDAFALLAKHDVQVILSDQRMPEMSGTEFLSRVKELYPETIRIILSGYTDLKSVTDAVNRGSIYKFLTRPWDDGQLRAIIAQAFQHHRLATSAVDENGRVDEGDGIASIG